One region of Armigeres subalbatus isolate Guangzhou_Male chromosome 3, GZ_Asu_2, whole genome shotgun sequence genomic DNA includes:
- the LOC134225739 gene encoding proton-coupled amino acid transporter-like protein CG1139, with amino-acid sequence MSTKEACYREKDAEEYDPFKHRDVKKPTSTIGSFIHIVKGSLGTGIMAMPLAYKNGGLLFGSIGAVIICITYAHCVHLLVSTSQKLCKKTQTPSLDYAETAYKAFETGPQRTQSLAKYVSVFINSMLVIDSILLICLYIVFIAESIQGVLYNEYGLEWDTRIYILLLLAPTVIIMQVRDLKQLVPFTAVSNLLIITSVGISLYFIFSEPINIAERSLWPKWTTFPPFVSTVLFAISGIKPVLPIENKMKHPKNFLRPFGVMQSGLGLLTIIYNITGFFGYAQYGEEVKGSVTLNLPSGSGWAEITRLVSAIGILVSLGFTLYIPMEIMWPHIEPKIPLKWHNVGQIGIRTALAIAMVGFALIAPSVESFIGLLGSFSTASLSVLIPIAVDLLYRWPNDFGWWRWRLVKDSVLVLFGLFVLTVGTYFGILDIVEIYQ; translated from the exons ATGTCGACGAAGGAGGCATGCTACAGAGA aaaagatGCAGAGGAATATGATCCTTTCAAGCACAGAGATGTTAAAAAACCAACCTC AACCATCGGAAGCTTCATTCACATAGTGAAGGGATCGTTAGGAACAGGTATTATGGCCATGCCATTGGCTTACAAAAATGGTGGTCTTCTATTTGGCTCGATAGGCGCCGTGATTATATGCATTACTTATGCTCATTGCGTGCATTTATTG GTCAGTACATCACAGAAGCTATGCAAGAAAACGCAAACACCGTCGCTCGATTATGCCGAAACGGCTTACAAAGCATTCGAAACCGGACCACAACGGACACAATCATTGGCAAAATATGTTTC AGTGTTCATAAACAGTATGCTGGTGATAGATAGTATACTCCTGATTTGCCTCTACATCGTCTTCATAGCCGAATCAATCCAAGGTGTTCTTTACAACGAGTACGGATTAGAATGGGATACTCGAATATATATCCTACTACTTCTGGCTCCTACCGTAATTATAATGCAGGTCCGTGATCTGAAGCAGCTTGTCCCATTCACGGCGGTATCCAACTTACTCATCATTACTTCTGTAGGGATTTCTCTGTATTTCATCTTCAGTGAGCCTATAAACATTGCTGAGAGAAGTCTGTGGCCAAAATGGACAACTTTTCCCCCGTTTGTCAG TACAGTCTTGTTCGCAATATCTGGAATCAAACCGGTTCTtccaatagaaaacaaaatgaaACACCCCAAAAACTTCCTTCGACCCTTCGGGGTTATGCAGAGTGGTCTTGGACTTCTCACAATTATCTATAACATAACCGGGTTCTTCGGTTACGCACAGTACGGTGAAGAAGTAAAAGGATCGGTCACTTTAAATCTACCAAGTGGAAGCGG CTGGGCCGAAATTACGCGGCTGGTCTCCGCCATCGGTATACTCGTCTCGCTGGGATTCACTTTGTACATCCCGATGGAAATTATGTGGCCCCACATCGAACCGAAGATTCCCTTGAAGTGGCACAACGTGGGACAAATTGGCATTCGAACCGCGTTGGCAATCGCAATGGTTGGATTCGCTCTCATTGCGCCGTCGGTTGAATCCTTCATCGGATTGTTGGGATCGTTCAGTACGGCGTCCCTGTCGGTTTTGATTCCGATTGCCGTCGATCTGCTGTACCGGTGGCCGAACGATTTTGGCTGGTGGCGGTGGCGATTGGTGAAAGACTCGGTGCTGGTTTTGTTCGGACTGTTCGTGCTAACAGTGGGGACGTACTTTGGTATACTTGATATTGTTGAGATTTATCAGTAG
- the LOC134225738 gene encoding uncharacterized protein LOC134225738: MSRSRADLPAACSKPSKDGEKPHESGIDSINMDVGGEYESSIAANAVNVTAPCDNLNPTGSKRRRSGDVCQKMKLNQELARVGQDSDTPKTKFALVSRTRELTSEDLNELLCQLYPRLDKILHANFIPKFCGRGISSGRIWFECMDMESRCWMEKQVKEISNAWSRGSFDVVEWVPAPPLQRVCVSIPWLVDERTPAQLVISRLDSLNPHLGVKRWTLFKAAKPWEGKRLFIFGLDDEALDLLEHNEFELFYAFNKLTAFKYTNRK; encoded by the exons ATGTCCCGCTCACG TGCCGACTTGCCTGCAGCATGCTCAAAGCCTTCTAAAGATGGCGAAAAACCGCATGAATCCGGTATCGACTCTATTAACATGGATGTCGGTGGTGAATATGAATCGTCTATCGCTGCAAACGCAGTGAACGTAACGGCTCCATGTGACAACCTTAACCCTACTGGTTCAAAAAGACGACGTTCTGGTGATGTGTGTCAGAAAATGAAGCTGAACCAGGAACTCGCTCGTGTCGGTCAGGATTCTGACACTCCAAAAACTAAGTTCGCTTTGGTAAGCCGTACTCGTGAATTAACTTCGGAAGACCTGAATGAACTTCTTTGTCAGCTGTATCCGAGGCTGGACAAAATACTTCATGCAAATTTCATCCCAAAATTCTGCGGGCGCGGTATTTCGTCTGGTAGAATTTGGTTTGAATGCATGGATATGGAATCTCGCTGTTGGATGGAAAAGCAGGTCAAGGAGATTTCCAATGCATGGTCGAGAGGAAGTTTCGATGTAGTGGAATGGGTTCCAGCTCCTCCACTACAACGCGTCTGTGTCTCGATTCCATGGTTAGTAGACGAGCGTACTCCTGCGCAACTCGTTATATCGCGATTGGATAGCCTGAATCCTCATCTTGGAGTTAAACGCTGGACTTTATTCAAGGCGGCGAAGCCCTGGGAGGGGAAGAGGTTATTCATTTTTGGCCTCGATGATGAGGCTCTAGATCTCTTGGAACACAATGAATTTGAACTGTTCTATGCTTTCAACAAACTTACGGCTTTTAAATATACTAATAGAAAGTAA